A segment of the Colletotrichum destructivum chromosome 3, complete sequence genome:
AGTCTGCAGGCGTGGTGTTGACTGACTCTAGACTTgactgcggcggcgatctgTAGGCCGCCTAGGCCCGTGtgtatgtgcgtgtgtgcgtaTGCCCGCACACACGCGCGCCCGTTTTGTGTTTTCACAGGGAAGAACATGGGACGAAGTCGCTTGGGGTTCATGCGGAAAAGCGaaacgacgtcgtcgaccggTGGGCGGCCGTCGGGAGCGAGACCGAGATGTCCGTCCGCCATACGTCGTTCAGCACAGCACGTGTGGTGACAGCGTTTACTCTTTCCCGCAGAGCCCCATCGGGCGGACCGCCACATGATTCAGATGCTCGACCGGCAAACCTCAAGGTTGAATCGGCGCGTGGGGTGTGGAGGGGGAGACCGCCGTGCTGGAAACATATGTGGCAACCAGGGCAGGGCGAGGTCCGATCTTCACGGGCCACGCACATCTCCCGCCCGAGATGGTGTCGATAAGGGCCCAATCAGGACGGAGAGAACACGCAAGTCGTCGTAAACGGGCCAGTTGAGCTTCTCTCGCCAAGAACCTCTGGACCGTTACCCCTCCAAACCTAAGTTTCGAGCCACACCAGTCTCCGCGGCTCATGCCCAACGGCCCAAAAAGCATGTTTGGTGAGGCGGAATCACGCCCTTGGCCCAACACCGCGCGCGTGATGGGTGTGTGGACAAGAAGGCCAAACCTCCGTGGGTTCCGGATTTTGCCAGTACAGGTATTTATGAATCCCCTCTTCAGCCGATGTGTGTGTACTGTACTTCTACTATTTCGAGGCCATCCAGTCAAGTCACACCCCCCAAAGCCTGGTCGAGTGAGATGCGCAACGCATGACTTTCGGCAAAGGGACAAGGTTTTCATTCTGCGCACTGCACCGTTCTCCGTCAGGGTCCTGATGGCCCGGACATTCACGAGCTCAGCCACGTCCGTCCCCGAACCCGTGGGATGACAGAATGGACTCGCAGCAAGCAGCCAGCCTGACGCGTCTACATGACTGAgccaggggagggggggggcaggcTTCGGTTGCCTGGTGTAAAACTTTCCAAGCGCGAAAAAGTATGCCGCGTAATGATGGCTGCTTTTCGAGGCTATTCTTGCTTACCTCCCTGAATCTAGTTGGTTCCGATTTGGGATTACTCAACGAGCAGGCATCTACTCAAGTCAGCCTGGACTTCAGTAGTCCTTACTCAAGATACTCAAGTGAGTTCCTCATCAAGAGAAGAATCTAGAAACATTCAGTGGGTTAGCTCTATGCTTCGGCAAAGGGAACTTGAAATCTGTTCAGTATTGTTTTAAGACGTTTTTAGACGGCTCAATATTCTCAATAAAACTTAACATAGAAGTTGGGACCGTTGCTATAACCGTGACATCACAATATCCTGATGCAAAAGCATCAGGCAGACCGGCACTTCGACCAGATAGACTCTTGAAACCACGATATGACCGAACACCGATAGACATACTTGTACAAATATTTGGAATAATGGTGTCCATCGTATACCTAAAGTTATGTTTATGAGACAGTATCGGTCATGTTCCTATACTATGTCGCTTACGAACATGGCGAGCTTAGCTTGGGGAGGTGGTGGCCAATATCCAGTCGATTGGTTTAGCTTTCCTCCTCCCACAACGTAACCATGCTAGTGGTCAAACAGGTTATTTATGCTTCCGACTTTTTGTCTCGCAAGCCACTGGAGGACATGTCCGGATCCGAGGAGCCCAAACGGAACTCATATGGGCAGTGATAGGGTGAGAAGGGATGCCAATCCATGAATCAGACTACGTGGTGAGGATTTATTCCTGTTTGCAAGCGCCAAAGCCTCTTTGGCCCCTAAACTAAGCTTCAAATACAGGAACGAGCGGTTCCCGATGAACAGAAAACTGCACTATGGTTGCAGGCAAAAGTCATTTTTCCATGGGGCAGGTAGACTGTGAAGGTGCAGCCACACTTAGTTCAGCGTTAGTACGATATACATCTAGCTACTCACATACGTACTGTATGTACTCTGTTCGCCATCCAGACGTGTCGCCAGTTTGATCTGACAAGGGCTGGGCTAGACAGGTCAACCTTGCTCAATACCTGACCCGCAGGCAAACTTTATCGCATACGGACTATGATAGGTAAGGAAAAAGTGGTCGGGTGATTAAGATGGCGATTCCACTACTGCGTAGTTTGTTTCTGTGCAGCGGATAAGCGAAACCTTTTCTACCTACATAGTCAGTACATCGTAGATACTGGTGCGGGCATGGTTGAGGTTCTGGCGACATGGTTGGGAAAGAGGGCGCCAAGATATGCTTTTCGGACTCTCAGACATGACACAGCTAATTTTGAAGCTAATCTGGCTTTGGGCCATCTCGAAGTGCCCTAGGTTATGAGTTTGAGCCAGAAATCAATGACaggcctccttcttttcGGTGAGGAGAAGTTGTGTCCGCAACAAGTGCCCATGCAAGCTACTGATCGTCATAGGTACTCATCCGTGCTGGGGAGGCTTTTCGCAGAGAAAGGGAACTCTAACCAGTTCCAAATCTTTCCCATctccaccacccccccccccccccccccccccgacaATTTCCACTCTGTAAGGCCTGGTTCCCGTCCGTTTGATTGCTGGGATATCCTACCTTGCGACGCCACTCCACAAAGAAAGAGCCAAAGCCTTTTCGAAtacatcgccgccctcctgcCCATCCCAGAGACTCGAGACTCCCGGAACTCCCCCCTCCAGATGTACCAGGAGGCATGTCACTAGGTTTGCCGCCAGTGACACTTCGCAGACGCCACTTGCTAGAAAATCCAAAAGCAACCGAGGTGTGTGCCCCGTACCCGGTGTAACCACTCATACTTTGATCTTCCTGCCAATGGCCATGTCCTCCACGAGTGCTGTTCATCTTCCGTGACCTACCTCATCGCTCGGCTAGGGGGGTCACATCGGCCCCGGCCGAGGCTCCCACCGGCCGAGGACTCGCTCCAAAAGTGACCGTAGCATCCGCCAGGGCCTCGGCACTCTCTGCGAGACGAAGCGGCCGGCCCCTGACTCCACATCATTTCCGAAAAGGTCCAGCGGCGGTcctccctccgccccccAAAGCCCGTCTTcccaccgcctcggcgcgCTCGGAACATGGGGAAATCCCCAGTTGACGAGCCGATCATTCCCCGGAACGCATGTCCCTTCCATGGCGCTACGGCTCTTGGCTATTCAATGTGAAGTGCCGACAGTCTCGGCTTGACTCCATTGAACTCGCTTTCACAGACATGGGGGCCTGTGTTCCCGGTCACAAAAGGACTCTTTGTTGGTGTCTCTCCAACGTAATGACCGTTTAAAAGGGGCCAGGCGAGAGGAGACATCTtgtgtgttttttttttttagttttCTAGATTTTTCATCTCATCTTTCCTTCCTGCAACAGCGTCACCAGAAGCGATACTGACTGACCCCATgaagcttcttctcctgtcgATCTTGGCCAACCTTGTCGCCATCCGCTGCCTGGCCGTCCCGGAGCCCAGACAAGCTTCGGCTTTTCCGTCGGCGAGTGGGACAAAGTTCACCATCGACGGCCAGACCGGGTACTTCGCCGGCAGCAACTCGTACTGGATCTCGTTTCTGACCAacgatgccgacgtcgacctcgtcatggACAACGTCGCAAAGTCCGGGCTCAAGATCTTCCGCATATGGGGCTTCAACGACGTCAACACCATCCCCGACGGGGACCAGGTCTGGTACCAGCACCTCTCGTCCACCGGGTCCAGGATCAACACGGGCACCAACGGGCTCCAGCGCctcgatgccgtcgtcgccgccgccgagaggaAGGGTGTCAAGCTGGTCATCCCCTTTGTCAACCACTGGGACGACTACGGCGGCATGAACGCCTACGTGAAGGCCTTTGGCGGCTCCAAGGAGTCGTGGTACACCAACGCCCAGGCCCAGAGCCAGTACCAGGCCTTCATCCGGGCGGTCGTGGGCCGGTACAAGGACTCGGCCGCCATCTTCGCGTGGGAGTTGGCCAACGAGCCCCGCTGCAAGGGCTGCGACACCGACGTGATCTTCAAGTGGGCGGAATCGAGCTCCAAGTTTGTCAAGTCGCTCGATGCGAATCACATGGTCAccctgggcgacgaggggaTGGGCCTCCCCGGCGACGGGAGCTACCCATACCAGTACGGCGAAGGGACGGACTTTGTGAAGAATCTCGGCATTGAGACGCTTGACTTTGGCACTTTCCACATGTACCCGGATCATTGTGAGTTCTCTTTCCGGGGTCTCTCCTATTGCATGATTTTGCACAACTGGGTATATCTGGAGAAAAGGCGGGGAGTTAGGCTAATGAATCTTGGATCCCCGATAGGGAACGTCGATCTCAAGACCTGGTCCCCCGGCTGGATCAAATCGCACGGCGAGGCATGCGCCAAGGCAGGCAAGCCCTGTCTCTTTGAAGAGTGTAAGTTGTTGTCCCACGATCCGATTGCCCTGATCCAATGAAAAGGGGGACTGACGCCCCAGGAGACGGTTCCCTGACGGACCACTGCGCTGTCGAGAAAGCATGGCAGGAAGCTTCTCGCACCGCGCCCGGGCTGGGGGCTGATTTGTTCTGGCAATGGGGCGATCGGCTGAGTTCCGGCCAGACGCACGATGACGGGTTCACAATCTACCACGGCAGCAGCGACTACCAGTGCCTGGTTGTAGATCATGTGAAGGCGATCACTGGCTGATGGTTTGCCGCCCCCCGCGTTGCTAGAGTTTACGAATCTGGGAAGATGACCCCGAGTCAGGCCGATACGACACGGATTCGTTAGTAAAACAGGAACTCTGCATTCTGGAACCGCTCTCCCCTTTCTCCTTTTCGCCACCTTCGTCTGAATTCGTAAGGTGAGGCTCAATTTTGAAATGCCTGATGCATTAGATCCCGGCAGAACCCCTTGCATAAACTCTATACAATCCAGGGGCAGAGGGGTAGCCGGGCTCACAACTTGGCCCTGGCATTGATCAGAGTTGAGGGGGAATATATTGTACTAGGAGATCTGTGGCGGCTATTTAATTCGAACGGACTCTCGTGGAGCTGCACAGAAGACATAAAAGATCGCTCCGTAGTTGGCTGGCGGCAGTACATCAGCTGTCAACAACAACGAGAACAGCCAGCTGCGCGAACTCCCATGACGCCAAAACAGAGACGGCAGATTTGTTGCAACGGTTTACTCAGCCCAGCCGGGGTTTCTCTCCAAGTGATGTCTTTCGGGTTGTGCCGTTGTCTAGTCTGTTTCATTAAATTGTTTCTCTGGTAGAATAGACCCTAATAGACCGTCTCAGCTGGAAACAAGGTTCAAAATTGCCCCTGGGCCCTAGGAACCCGATCACCAGCAGCCCAGTTGCAGATTGCGAATCGAAAGGCGCACGACTGCTGGCGTAAGCTGTTTTGAAAGAAGCTTTAGGACGGTTGCTTTGGAAGATGGCGACGTAGTCGAAACACTGGCCGTACAGGGGTGCGGTTTGTAGTCGTGACTCGGGAGAATGGAGGCTGCACCCGATATCGCGCGGGAGAGTAAACCAAACATTTCCCGATTCAGGGGGTTCAACACACAAAGGGTGTCTAATAACATGACAAGAAGATCGGTGAGGCTGGGGAATCGAAGAAGCGAGTCAGGAAAAGAAGCTGGCACAAACGGTGTGACAAGACTGGTAAggcgtcgagaagctggatCACAAACTTGGTGCCTTTTCTTGTTGGTGCGTAGGAACCACGTCGGGAATAGGGATAGGCCACTTGCGAAGACCAACAGCTAAGAATTGATAGGCGTGATTATCGGCCCGTGACTAATGGTATTTATATCTACTTATAGTATAGATACATTTAAGAAGCATGACCGCTTGCCTAGGCAAGCCGTCCGCCAGCGAGTGTGTCGCTGTACCTATCTATTTAGTCTCCAAGTAGGCATTACAGGTTATACACAGGCAGTAGCTACTCTTTTGTCTAGACAAAACAGCAGTACGCCATCTTTTGCTATTCTTAAGTGTTGcctgaagaagagaagaagaagaccatTCTTATAAAGCCCATTTGCAAGTGTTGAAACATTAGAAGCCAAAAGAAAAGGCTTGCCGATTTGTTTAGCAAGTTTTGAAATTGCTGCATGCAGCTGATCTATTCCATTATCAATTTTCTCAACTAACATCAGCCATACAGTTCACGCAGGCTTTTAGGCGCTCTCCCAACAAGACCGAAGGTGTAGTGCACCCTGTCTTAAACACCTGTAACGCATCTCTGTGTCTGCGAGATCTGCCCATCTTGTGGTAAAATAAAGGAAAAGGGTTGAATTCCCCGTAttgcagagagagagagagagagagagagaagtaAAACTCAAGAACAACCTCCTTCTACTGTCACATGTTCTCAAGTCTCAAAGGTCCACAGATGCTCATCCATCATCAAAGTTCTTCTTCATCTGCTTCCTTTTCAAAAGGGCCACTTGCCTCTTCATTTCTCGAATCTCGATTGCAAATACCATCTTTGCCTCGTTGTTATCGTCGTTGCCAGCGTTCCTCATCGCTTGAGCTCGAGTCTGAATCGCTGTAACTCTTATTTCTGGCATATTTGGCCAAGACCTCTTCGCCTGCGTCTCCAGTGGTTTTGCCCCCGTAACTGGAATTTGATTCGGCCTCGCTGGAAGAGTCAGTCTCGCTGGAgttgtcggcctcgtcggagCCATGGGAGTCGCTATAGCTCGAATCGTCGGAGTCAAGGTCGTAAAGATTTAATACCGCCTATCCATTTTCGGACTTTGTCAtagaccccccccccctcgttGACAGAGTCGGAATAAGAACCTCACCAACTCTTCAGCGATTCGCGCTCTAGCGGTCATAAGGACCCAGCACCAGAGACACAAGCGAGACGGCCTCAGTCGAACACGCCGGTAACAAGATCTCCATCGATGCGGAATCTAAATAATTTAGTAGTGACCAAGAAGCGCTGTCCAAGGCGGTCGGTGAGGCCAAGTAGTGGATGAGGCATTTGAAGACGCAGCAGCAGACGCAGACACAGAAGTTGAAAGAAGCAAAGAAGCCAACAGTGCTAGACTAGCAACTTTTGCCTATCAGTTTAATGACATTGGTGGCCTCACAGGGTTACTCTCGAGTGAACGAGCTGCTCGAAAGATGAGGTCATTCGTAGATTTATGGTGTGTGGAAGGGAGGATCTTGTGTGAAGGGGAGCGAGCTTCAGACGGCGGCCGCAATATGGCCGATCTGGCGGAGATGGATCCGCGTGATCTGATTGGCccatccaggccgccgcgtcCACTTTCCGTCGATAATCCGGCCGACATTTCAACAGATACACATGTATACATACACCGTACAGATATGTATAGATTATGAGTTGAAAGTGGCTTGATTCTAGAAAAGTAGTGCGGAACGGCCGTCGCTCGGCGCGCCTTGGCTCGGAGTGGGTCCGTTTGGTGTGGAGCTTCCGCAACTGTTatcccgtcgtcgccaggCATCTCGGATCGGTCTAGGTGAATCATTTGCGggaggccatcatcacaaCAGCAACTTCTGACTGCAATTCTAACAGTCAATTACTTCATTCTATCTTGTAACAGTAAACAAtgttaaaaaaaaaaaaagaaacacTTGTGTCGTCTGTTACGTTGCCTGCGAATCGATTCGTACCTACCCTATCACAAAGAAAATAGAAAGAAAGTCGGTTAAAATCGAACGGGAAAAAACCTCAATTGATacagaaagaaaaaaaatcaaAAGAATATCTAGGGGCCCAACCGCGATTCGAACGCGGGGCCTCGCCCAATCAAATTTGCGCTTTGCACAAGGGTTGTTATACCCGAAGGGCGAATCATACCACTAGACCATTGGGCCATGATGAAGCATCCGTGATCGGAGCAGGATTGTTGTCCGACATCCGAAAATTGAGGTCTATAGAGTGTTACTAGTGTCACAGAGCGTCCGAGCTTTCCTTGAGCGTGGCCTGTCGCAATCCTACAAGtagggggggaggaagaatAAGGAATTCCCGCACAGTGAGACAGGACCTATCATGGAAACGGATGCTCTCTGCAAGCGTGGCATAGCGCCGCAAATTCTGCTGTTCAGAGCTGCAGAAACCTAGAGACAGCACAAGTAAGGACCTGCCAGCATAGAGCGGCATTCAAGCTTTGGGCAAACgatgctcgtcgtcgacggggcAGCCAAGGTCGCTTATTCCCTCCAGGTTTAACGCTCAACTTGACACACCAGACTCATTTCGGCAGCAAAGACTGGGCCCTTCGAAGCGCACGTTCGCTCCATGTGTTTTCTTTCCCCAGCGTTTCCACATGAGGGGGGAAGATAGACTATGGACCAAGCGTGTTACGTACCAGATTACCAGACTCAGATTCCCGGTGGGATGGGAAGTTGGGCCTTGCCCATTCATTCCTCTTTCAGAAACCGGCTGCTCGGTGACACGGTGAGAGGGGGGTTCTAGTATCCGGAAAGCGGGTGAAATAAGCCAGAACCGAAAGCGGACGTCGTAAACCGGCCGACGATGGCTCGACTCAAAAAAGCATAGCCGGTTTTTGCGCGACGATTTCAGCGACAGATCCGGCTCCCTCTGAGCACTTTCGGGCCGTCAATTACAAAACCGGACACCACGGGTTGGCAAACGAAATCTCGTCACGATTCTCCGTGCTCTATACAGTACTTCGCGGAACGACCCGAGGGTTATACCAAGAGGGTTATACCAAGAAGGTTATACCAAGAGTCTTCTTGCCTGGGCCAAGACTCACCTCGCCGTCTTTCACCCTGGCCGGCGCAACGGTCCAGGTCCAGGCGCTTACTTTGCGATATTGGCGGGTGGCAAATTGGCAGGTCGCGCCTAATCAACATTAGTCGGACCACCCAAGCTCCCTCTTTGGGTCATAACCGCAGCGCCGTGCCACCCACGGACGGTGGCCGGTGGGAACGACGAACATCCCTGGTCGAATATCGTACGGAGCAAAAACTCAGATTGGGGGCCCTCCCCCGAGGCACTGGAGGCGGGAACGGCCAGCCGTCAGTGTACTTGTATTATCTCCCCCACATCCCTGGCGGACAAGGGAACCCGAGAGCGACAAGAATCTAGAGCACCTCCCCTCCCATTGCCTGCTCGCTTCTGCGTCCGACGCAGCCCGGATACGGAAGTACATGTAAGTTGCGATTGTCCCCCCCATGGCTCAATATCAACCCCGTCAACGACGATGCCTTGGCGCGGGTGACCGGTAGCCCTATGAACATTCGTCCCCAGGGGGGTTGAGCCGGCTTCGTCCAACATAACTGAGACGCGGTTCATAAACAGCGCGCAGATCGCGGCATTTGCGAGGGCGCTGCGCAGATCCCATCAGGGTTTGCCCGGGCTTGCCCAATCCCTTCCAGCTTCGGCGTGAGCGATTCGCTGGGAAGCGCCGGATCGCGGGAGAGTTATtagcctcccctcccctcccatctcccctccctccttaTCGAGAgtcggagagagagagagagaaagagagagaaagaccTTCAAACATGAAAGGCAACGTTCGCCTTGCCAGGCATCCTCGTGGATTGTTCCGATGCTTGTTCCGGTGCTTGCGAAATACGACATTAATCTTACCCAAGAGTCCCCGTGCGCCAAGGAATCCCGACTGCAGGAGTTGTGGTGCTCGCAACATGGTTCATGACTAGTGTACCCTTTCACAACGAGAACCATCgtggggggggaagggaaggggtgACTGTGTTTTGGCCATCTTGGAATCACTTGGCTTCAGTACAATGAGATTATCGCGGTGAGCCGCACAACTATGTCTTTTTATTTTGTTTTTCTGACATGCCGTTCCATCGTGCTTGAACGTCCGGTTAAGCCAACTCTTGACATCGTCATCAAAACGAAAGACATACCGCATCACAACGACGAACGAGTTGTCTCCCAGCGCAACTCGCAACcgcccccctctctccccaaAACTTGCTTCAGCGGGGATAGAGTTGTTGCAAAAGTGGACAGTCGTGAGCCCCTTTCAATATCCAGGGCCTTCGCCGGGTGGGTTTCGTCTCCCTTTTCCGGCTAGGTAACCCAGTCACCTCTGCAGGGTGTCAACATCTTGTCAAGATTGCAAAAACGCCCCCCCGGTGGGCAGACAATCGCTTTCAAAAGGGGGCCGCCCTGCCGACGTCTTCTCGTGGGAGAAGACGAAAGAGGTC
Coding sequences within it:
- a CDS encoding Putative glycoside hydrolase, family 5, glycoside hydrolase superfamily; the protein is MKLLLLSILANLVAIRCLAVPEPRQASAFPSASGTKFTIDGQTGYFAGSNSYWISFLTNDADVDLVMDNVAKSGLKIFRIWGFNDVNTIPDGDQVWYQHLSSTGSRINTGTNGLQRLDAVVAAAERKGVKLVIPFVNHWDDYGGMNAYVKAFGGSKESWYTNAQAQSQYQAFIRAVVGRYKDSAAIFAWELANEPRCKGCDTDVIFKWAESSSKFVKSLDANHMVTLGDEGMGLPGDGSYPYQYGEGTDFVKNLGIETLDFGTFHMYPDHWNVDLKTWSPGWIKSHGEACAKAGKPCLFEEYGSLTDHCAVEKAWQEASRTAPGLGADLFWQWGDRLSSGQTHDDGFTIYHGSSDYQCLVVDHVKAITG